CCAGAGACGTTTCCTggaggtgctggtgctggttctGGTGCTGGCTGGTCCTCTGCTGCCCTCCCGACATCTGCATCTGGCTCCAGCAGGTCACCGTTGGTGAGGCAGATGTTGTGGAGCACAGTGCAGCAGACAATGACCTCTGGCACAAACCTCACATCCACCTCCAGGGCCTTCAAGAAGATGGACCGCCATCGCGTCTTCAGTATCCCAAAGGACCTCTCCACAACACACCTCGCCTTTGACAGGCAGCAGTTGTAGCGTGCTTGGAGGTGGTTGCGGACAGGCTGCCTGAAGGGGGTCATGAGGCAGATGGGTTGGGACAGGCAGGGGTAGCCACCATCCCCAAGGATACAGTATCCTGGTGGAGGGTATGACTGCTCATAGTAGATGGGGCTGTTTTTTAGGACCCTGGCATCATGCACTGAGCCTgggtagcccacacacacatctataaatTTGCACTTATCATCACAGATGGCCTGCAGCTGGATGGAGTGAAAAAGCTTCCTGTTGAAATAACAGGCAGCATCCTCCGCTGGGGGCTTTACTCGGATGTGGCAGCCATCAATAGCCCCCACCACTCTGCTGAAGGCTGCTGACCCAGCTAGACGGGCGAAGCGGGCACCTAGGCGTGGGAGTTCCTCTCCTGTAGGGTGGCGGACAACGGTGTACAGGAGCGCAGCGATCTGCCCACTCATCCTGTGCACCAGCCGGTGAACGGTGGCCCGGGGCATGTCGAAGGCCCTGGCCACCACCCGATAGGAGGTGGCGCTGGCAagccaaaaaataaaaacaagacagGAGATCTCAGGGCCCCAACCATGGTCACAATCAGTGCCCAGCACAGCCATGAGGGCGTTAAATGACTCTCGGGTGAGCCTGAAGTCCACCCTCATGTCACTGTGGCCATCAAAATACAATGCCAGCAGTGGCATTGCAACATTGATACGGCAGCGCCGCCTGGGACTGGGTGGctgctgtagagtgtgtggggaggggaagggaagattatattaatatgTAAGTAATTTTATCAATAAAATATTGTCATTGAGGTTTTGTagtcttttattgtgttttctgATTTATATTAGAATTGATGCTTGTTTGTAACAATAAtttaaatgcctgtgtgttcaaTTGCTAAATGATTCCTGTATCAGATGTGTATAAAAGTACAGTCAGTCAAAGTAGGCCTATTACTGTGTGAATGCAAGCAGATGATGCCTATCATTTCAGTGGATAATTCTTAAAACTAATTGGAATCTAGggacaaacatatacagatttgtcatgttttatttcCATATGGCGTGTATGTGGATTGCAAAGAAGAAGGCTACTTCTGACAAAGATAATTGAGAATGTAGCATACCTAGCTAGGAGAATTTAATTGCGACTACTACATGAAGCTATGCTGTGAAGGTAAGGCAAAATCACAATTAAATTTACATACCATCTCGAGTGCAGCCAGAAGGCGGAGGTTCCTGCCGCGGGTGTGGAGGTATCGCAGTTTCCACatggggaggagaaaggggtaAACAAGGGACAAAAAGAGGGCaagcagtgcattcattttgtcaGTTTTAGTTTCGCGGGTATCGCGAGCAGATTTGCGTACGTCACTCCCGCCTTAATTTCGCGGGTGCCGTGAACAGATTTGTTTTATTCCCTTATTCATTAacttgtcaaaataaaagtccccgtATACAACGTGCGTCCGTCACTTCCGCCAAGTGGTTAACGTAAGTGTTCCATTTGATACAGCACTTATCAGCGATGAGTGCACTACAGATgtcagtgcactgtattgcagtgtacttcgtaaagtgttcGGTAGTAGACACACTCATggtattcagtcttactggtggtccttttgtaataccaacaggtgcacttcgttgtggataagtaaagcctatgtactgttctTACTACGTGTTTTACACCACCAGTGCGTTAACGTAGGTAAACAGACAGCCAAACTCGAGTACACTACTTTATTGATTGTCAGGTGAAATTCatgagtgaaactgtaatacagaaaatacttagaaggtatactaaacacagcaagttactattatactcgttacatcaagaatcagagcaacaacagattaaagcacagctggctaacaagtgctaacgttagccattaaCGGAATGATGAATTAATAACGGTCATATCGCTATATTACTAATAATTAccactaacacagttcatggaaataatatttaggtcacttaaacatgtttatcacagtttgaaacagtcaaaacacgtagtcattgttctagagcatcggttcccaaactggggtacgcgaagtggttcaggaggtacgCGGgaagaaaatttccgcgatactagaaaacggacggaattcgcagaatgtaccgtttgaaacagaattgcaactttcagacggaaacatcattttgtgcatcaaaatcgcccaaattcccctgtattttgccctgcaaggctgtatttctttcttataaacataacaacgatcgcaacgatgaacaagcattaattagaaaacaaaaccactgagaaaatgtcacgacctccgtagcctgtcaaatgaattcgctcatcttcccaatcgcctgcaaataatgtttttttagtcatctggggtacgttcgtcgtagagttgaagctaagttaatcaattggccttttagcccgttaagattagcgagctgattgagaacagcaaatatcggtttgttaacggctgatccgcatcctaatcatgtggttaatttcaaccaggctaaagttatcatggcatttgcgtgtgcacgtcctacttcaaaaaggcagaaaaggttgatcaccaaaaccatgattttctaacggtataatggttctaaactcaaagaaaagggctctttttttctccgctggcgagtaggagatgaacatgaacgcttatgaagaatacaagaccataatcatggcaaaattcaacaccaccgccgctgtgagagcaaggtgtgttgggatgtttatagagtgatatctatgtatgaatacctgacggcaagtgtccactggtacagaggttgcctctaccggtttgaatctgcatggttgctagttcgaatcccctcacctccttcctcgatgtagttttacatttccttggaagtcgctttgaataaaagcgtctgttaaatgactaaatgtattaataacaaatgcaataaattgaagcagtgaaaataaattgtctgtatttctctctattcttatcatgagtccaccttaatcattttctacaataatgatatgctatggtgtactaataacactcatataattatgagtgctttgctctccgcatcaccgacactacaaaaatgtaccactcgcaaaaaagcgcaagacagtcaatgttcgactgtggtgtttgcaataaatgactcgagaaggtcttgtaaattaatgattccttgtcggctgaatcggtagcgctcatacaagaataatggatcttggcgatcgcaaagaactctctccctccgctaatctaactctaatatcagtccttggtcaatgggatccctcctttttccgggggtgtggcaagcttatccagctacacttaagttagcctgccctggagcaggttagtgctaatcgatatgtaactatggtgattcatcaaaagttgcttccacgaaccaaaaagagtgGCGTTTTtcatcttagcctgaaaatgatctcgctaaaccgcttagcgagctacgacgaatacccccctgttctgttgatggctggcaaacaacaaccttagaaggtttgggtcacttgtggcacatattattcactaattttaagccatcaatctacctctgggtgaacaaaatgagccgaaacggattaaaactaaattaaagtaaaaggtgaaaaggaaaactttttttttttcaacgggggggggggggggggatgtacgcagctggagattgaatgtctgaaggggtacgggactgtaaaaagtttgggaaccactgttctagagggtgtgagggaaagcaTAACACAAGGTTTACTATGAGCATAGTAACTAgcatatgtttctagataactgtctaacagctgttgccattctcacgagacgaacattttaatgatgtcaaagtaaaagtccaatactaGACTTCTGTTCGTTTCTACAgtataacaacaatacaagcatacatttgctggcctaaataagcagaggacagaacagcctattttgctacatttttgtagtcctggtaatcttttgtttggcatgttggtaaggttatttagggggCCATttatcaatggttttgttctttaatgaatgtttgtttattaattactaatttttcaaccaataactcaattataattacaaagagggaaatttgcaacttttttatcgcaactttcacttgctcccgcaatgtcatcgcaacaaacacctaaaaaaccccgcaactttcatcgcaactttttggaaaagctcccgcgaaatcaggaattttaggccgcaactatcacaaaaaagacccgcaaaatcctggggggactgtcTTATGAAAAGAAATGACTGTAAAGTAGAAAtggtaataataaaaaaaaaatggtactgACATGCTGTGTGTTGCACAACATTTGTGAAGAGTATGGTGACCGCTTTTCtgaagacacagacatacacatgaacatggAACCTCCTGTTCGAGCTCTACCTGACCAGGGCCAACAGGAAGGAGCTGATGTCCGAGCGGCTTTAATGCGCTATTTCAACAACCAAGAAGAATGATTAGTCAACACTAATACAATTTTACAAAGTTTTATTTGCAATAGATATTAATGGACATATAGTATAAATAgttgataaatatatatattatgaatAGTAGTAAATATTTGTGTATAAGAAATAGTTTATGTGTGTCTCACTTACTACTAtttataatatttgtatttgttactTCCTTTTCGATTGCAGTGACAATTCTTCCCAGGAGGCCCAATAAGTCATTGCTGGTGCTCTCCATTCTGTTTAAAAATGAGACCACATTTACaaatagccgggtatttacagaaacgaatatttctgcccctccgttttcaaaaataacgtcgtacacacaagATAGTTCTccaaaaagtttctgtttacatgaaccgGCATAAATACGCCCCTGAGctgattattattgaaacgGCCGATCTAGACAGACCGAATGGGCTTGCTGTTTTACGTAGAGTACCCTCATCAGATAAATAGTATAGGGTGAGGTCAACTTATTTAACTACACTGACCGGCGACGGCATGACAGTAGTCTGaccttctatggagggatgcagtaactccgaaagagacagtagtgatgagcgcgacattcggaagttctcatgccattcctgcgggaggacgacttctttctcgaagttttcccaccaaTACAAACAGGCCAAAAagcgtttgcattaacgtataaatgggcataacagcatccatgatcagaaactaactgtacacataGGACACTCACACGACGTGATGCATTTTTtgtcgcatactgtgacgtttgagaacctaaaactccgtttgacctagtgcacacaaaaacggagttttcagaaataTCCACTTTGGTCGGGGgttttagaaatgatcgttttccgtgataaaacctccgttttcgtgtaaatgaaaggccaaaccgcatgaaaatatatgtgTTCACTGTGTAAACGGGGTCTGAGTCTGTTAGCCTCTGGCTGTGTTCAAGGAACTTTTCATCAGCTCGTTCCATGTACTGTAGTAGATCCTGCTGCTGGGACTTCCTTTTTCCTACAAAAACAGAATCATAGCTTTTAACTTTTGAAATGTCAATTTGACCATCATTTTTGACACATTAACTTCTGACAACACGATTGGtacatttctttctttaaaactattcactgctcctcacacacacacaccttgcacacacccacacacctcatacactcACTGCTTCTCAGTAGTTAAGATTATATGGGATATATGCCATAGCATGATCTGATGTTAAATGCACATAAATGGTTCCTTACCCCTTCTTCCAGCGTTTGCCTGAGCACTTGTTGATGGTGGAGGGGGTTCTGGATCATTCTCATTTCCGGAGGGGGATGCCACTGAGTCGTATTCGTTTTTCAATGTCTTctacaatacacacaatacaaacaagcACTACATTACGGTTTCAGTTAATGATGCACCCACTGGTTTTCTATATTTCCTCACGTACATCAAACGAGCAGCAATGCAGTTCATGACGGGAGTTGACTAGCTACAACACTAATACATGCTTGACTCTAGCTACTACACTGATACATACTTACCAGTTGTTACCATAACAACTGTAGCACTAGTGCTAGAGTGCTAGTACAGCTAGTGCTAGAGTTACTGTTACTGTATACTAGGCAGACAGaacaacacattttgatggatgaaagCTTACCTTGGTCATATGAGGAGGCGTCACACATATCTTCCAGCATCTGGGTAGCCGTCGTGGAATTTAAAGCTCCAAAACATTATCAAGGAGCATATCACATTCGTCGGTGGTCCACTGCTGTATGGATTTTTCTgttgacatgttttaaaacttAATTGTATGATCTGTTAAATAAAGTAACGGCTTTTGACGGCTGACAGCAGAAAAACAATGGCGCCGAAAACTTTTGTTGCGGGTTGGATAGCCCCACCCAGCAACTCCAGGGAGCCGTGCCGGTGCCAGATTTCCAGCACCAGCATTGGCAGAATTTTGGTCAAAACGCGCAGAACTGGTGTCAGATAAGGCACCGGCACCATGTCGGTGGAAACGAGCTATAAGATACCTTAAAATCTTCCGTGTGACAGTCATTTTTCAAGGTAGCATCAATGCAGCCTTGAAGCTGCCTATTACCCATAAATCCGTGCGCAAGCTCCCTCCTTCAActgcaaattgtaaacaaagatggcggatcaaactccgctgacggccttgttatgtatgtaaatgtacatcttttggtGTTTTCTCGCTTACATTTTTagaagttacagagaaatagacattgCACTTTCCAATAACACCGGTATTGTAACtagcaataatggttgatgtgatttgcgaggcgtcagtcagccaactttctaaCATTAGCACGCTAGCCTACGTTCTttcagcgtaccaacgtcacacgttatcGTACACGCTATCTTATATTTAACACTTTTTATTGGTGTTTTTTGGGTAATTAATAGAATTATacaattacacatcacaaatcTAATTGTTATACCCCTACCCACAATaagacccacccacccccagccAGCTTACCCCATGCAGCAGAAGTACATACATTAAAAGATCATAtagaatgtatatatatatatatatacatatatatatatatatatacatatatatatagaaatgtATTGGATTATTACAATACAATTACATACCACAAtgctgcaaaacaaaacagagaaaagaaataaaaaataaaaaaaagcgggggggggggggtgttgccatCTAATCTTTCTCTTGTAGTGGGCTTTGTATGCTCTCATAGTATGACAAGAAAGGGGTCCAGGTTCTCTCAAAGCTCTGTATGGAACCTTTCAGAGTATATCTGATTTTTTCCAGTTTCAGGAGAGACATGGTGTCTCTGATCCATCTACTGAATGTGGGTGGTGTTTGTTCCTTCCATGAGAGTAGTATCAGACGTCTGGCAAGCAGAGAGGTGAAAGCTATGACAACATGGGCCCTGCCCTTAAGAGAACGTGTTTCATCAGTAAAGCCAAAAATGGCACATAATGGGTTTGGAGGGATGACCACACCAAACATTGTTGAGTAAGCATGAAAGATGTCTGCCCAAAATGTTCTGAGGAAAGGACAAGACCAGAACATATGTATGTGATCAGCTGGTTGACTTTTACAGCGGGGACAAGAGGGGTCAACATCAGGGAAAATCTTGGCAAGTTTAGCCCTGGTCTCAGGAGGATTTTAAGTTGTATTAAGCTATGTCTAGCGCATGGGGGTGATGTGTGTACTAAGTTTAGCGCAGCCTCCCACTGATCCTCTCTCATTACTTCCCCTAGGTCTTCTTCCCAAAGTTTTCTAGTTTCTTGCAGTGATTGGGGGGAGATGTTGCAGATTTGATTGTAAAGGACTGAAATTAAACCTTTACGGtgtggagacaaagagagaatatTGTCAGTTGCGTTATCTGATGGTAGATTTGTAAAGAAATTTTGGTAACACAATCATTTTAATTAGGTTAACTCGACCGACTAAAGAGAGCGGCAGGCTGGACCATCTCACCATATCTTGTTTACACTTTTCAAAAAGCACTCCAAAGTTCTTTATAAATAGCAGTGAAAAAGTGGGCGTGATTTCTACTCCAAGGTATTTcaattagggctgtgaaatgattcaaaattTTAATCAGATGAATCataggtttctgtggattaatcatgattaatcacatattaccaatttctctgtatatttttgtgagaacaaaaataTTTATGACAAAGGACGGGTATATACATTTaacacgttttctttttttattcataaaaaaaaaccaatggtgctgcaactcagcagctctttagcagttatctttgctattccatatggaacattaatataatcttcatcctaaacagaatgtgggcttcttagccattgtatggttgaataaaacatttttcttttctttttaaatcaaacagaaatgatttgggcttcttagccattgtttttataggatgtttgaattttttttctcttttttgtcaaacaaccattaaccacaccatgacacaatctaatgcctctaaatccCCCTTTACAAtagtctagccgcggctatcatattacgtgcactcTTTCCCTacagtggtcgttttgtcttcaattgcccagttgcttgcaacagtttggaactgttgtgcacatgcctctgcaaagtggtgctcttctgttttcatgcacgttagtgttaacgactttaacttccattcgtcggtgattatatgtgcagttacacccaggtagttatcgttactcacagaagtccagtgatctgtcagcgcctgatgtttcgtagcagccaagtaattttccttttttttcttttcagcttcatacagcttgtggatttttgtcattattgtgcgtctttgcgGTTCTTTAATACTCgagtcccccgttgccactcgcaaaacttcggtgaacccctcgtcctcaacaatattaatcggtgatggcaactgtgctagtcaactttgCACAGGCAGACctaatgaggggcctacgtttttcagtgagggtggtttggcgcattccactttaactcccctcgccgaccaacgcatgcatcgcgttgaggtggtacttaaggCTGGTATTGCTACGGTTAAACGATAACGTtttcccgcagagtgtgcatatcactttggttttattgaatgttccatcttttttttttttttttttaaacacgaacttcccattacagcggaGAGCcggcgactaatgcagattgggcggaattgtgggtatattggaagctcattttgcgcatgcgttaaatgcgttatttttcacagctctaatttAAATCCCTTCTTAATGGAAAATGTGATGGGGAAATTTGAGAGGCAGCCTGATTGAGAGGGAACATTTCACTCTTCTGGAGATTAATTTTATAGCCAGATATTTTCCCAAACTGATTTAGAGTATTAACAATTGAGGGAACTGAAGTTATAGGGTTAGATGTATATAATAGCAAGTCATCTGCATAGAGGGATAACTTGTGAGTAAGTCCACCTCGCACTATGCCTGAAAACTCATGAGATTGCCTAAGGGCAATGGCTAACGGCTCTATCGCAATGGCGAAGAGGAGGGGCGACAGGGGACAGCATTGGCGGGTGCCTCTACCCAGGGAAAAATATTCAGACTGCTGACCGTTGGTAACTACTGCAGCTAAGGGTTGAGCATATAAAAGTTTTATCCAGGATATAAAAGCTTCACCAAATCCAAAATGCTTGAGCACTGAAAACAGGTAGTTCCATTCAACTCGATCGAACGCCTTCTCGGCGTCAAAAGTGAAATCACCATTTCAGGAACAGGGGCTGCAGGTGAATAAACAATATTTAGGAGTCTTCAAGTTTGAGCTAGAGTgtctatttaaaataaaacCTGTTTGATCTGTAGATATTATTTGCGGTACTAACTTCTCCAGTCTAGCGGCTAGGATTTTAGACAGAATTTTATAATCGCCATTCAGTAAAGAGATAGGGCGATAAGAAGCGCACTGTAGTGGGTCTTTGCCTTTTTTAGGGATAAGTGTAATAGCAGCTTGTCGTAGGGTTGGTAGAAGCTCTTCTGACGACAACGATTCATTAAACATGGCTTGAAGCAGTGGGGATAGTTCAGGTGCAATTTTTTATAGAAGTCTGAGGTAAAGCCATCGGGCCCAggtgttttgttgcattttaaAGATTTAATAGCTTCTAAGATTTCTGTGTTTGAGATCTCTCCCCCAAGTGGTGGATTGTGGTCGGAAGGGATAGAGGGAAATGTAAGTTTGTCAAAGAAGCTCTCAATTTTTGGGGAGTTTTCATCCTGTTCAGAGCTATATAGGTCACTGTAGTATTGTTTAAAGACATCGTTAATTTCCAAATGGTTGGTTACACTCTCACCATTTCTATCATGAACCTTAGGTATGAGGCGAGAGGAGGCGGATTGGCGGGCTTGTTGGGCTAACAGTTTGCCAGCCTTATCACCAGATTCATAAATATTATAGAGGGCCCTGGTGAGTAGATAAGTAGCTTTGTCTGTGGTCAGTGTATCGTATTCTGTCTGCAAGCGCAGCCTTTCTTTATAAAGACTTGGCAAGGGGGATGAGGCATATTGTTTGTCAATATCAGCTAAGGCTTCTATGGTCTCAAGTTTGGCCATTCTTGCTTTTTTCATTCTAGAGGAGTACTCAATTATCTGCCCTCTAAGGAACGCTTTAAGCGCCTCCCATATGGTTGAGTGGGAAACCTCTGGGGTAATGTTAATTTCTACAAAGAAATTAATCTGGGAAACGATATGGTTTACAAACTCTTCATCAGCCAATAGAAGTGGGTTAGGCCTCCAATGGCAAGAGGGTCTGAAGCAATTGGGTAAGCTCAGTTGAAAGGATAGAGCGCCATGGTCTGAGACAGAGATGGTGTGATATTGGCAAGAGTCTGCACTCCCTACTATCCTGTTATCTATCAGAAAATAGTAAATACGGGTGTAAATATGATGGACactggagaagaaggagaagcctTTTTTATTGGGATATTTAAATCTCCAAATGTCTGAAAGACCAGATTGTGCACAGAAACCATTGATGACCTTGGCTGATTTGGTGAGAGCCTGAGGTCTAGCTGAGGATCTGTCTAGTGTGGAGTTGAGCACACAATTAAAATCGCCTCCTATTATCAAGTTGTAATTGTTACGGGCAGGTATGGCAGAAAAGAGTTTTGTAAAAAAATTGTGGTCATCAAAATTTGGGGCATAAACATCGACAAGAATTACAGGAAGATGGAATAACTGGCCAATGACAATAACGTATCTCCCATTGGTGTCGGCAATCACCTCTTCTGCTTGAAATGCGATATCTTTGTGTATAAGGATTGCGGCCCCTCTGGCTTTGACGTTAAACTGTGAGTGGTACAGTTGTCCAACCCATCTTCTTTTAAGATAACTGACAGCATCCATTTTTAAATGAGTTTCCTGTATAAATGCAATATCTGCCTTTAGCTGCTGGAGATAGGATActattttctgtcttttcacTGGATTATTTAGTCCTTTTGcattgagtgaaactaactgtATGGAACGATGCTGAGTGTTAACTCTAGATGTCATTTTGTCTGGCACAGGAAATGACGTTTGAGATCAATTGAGAGCTATGGGAAGCCATAGTGAAATGAGATGATGGCGAGGGGTGAGGGTAatgcacagagaggagggaggggggagaaataaaaataaaaaggctgGACTGGAAAACTTGCTTTAGCAAGCACGAAGAGCACGTGCTACCTATTCTTACAGTCTacaccaggggtcttcaacctttttcagctcaaggaccccttggctgagagagacactgagcagggacccccacccccgccgccacaaatttgggcctgatattcatataatttatttagaactaagtgtcagtcacacacacacgctcccctacacatgtttgaacagaattacaaatcatctgtgacacacaactcgtttcaatttattctgtttattgttgacattttttctcccttacagttagccgtcactctgtattcaattagggagggacaaagaattgagtagcttgagaagcttaagtatggatgaaatatctcatacctagtgagagatctgacgtttgagaattcatcattcatgtctttggcaacaacattctccctatgaaccatgcagtgcgtcatacatggctcttgcaccgtctgtgcacatcgcgcaacacattttggccagggtatatcatgttcacggaaaaaattgtcgatcactttgaaaatctctaaactttttttttacctccaggcagctgcttacagaatcgaaattcctcttgcatctcattttggtcgacaaatcacaaaaaagctaaaagctgagcgtcgtttgacacatcggtggattcatctaattgtagtgcaaaataatctgccttcgggagttttgcgactagtagtgccctcacatcagctgccaattcatcaatagggcgggcattgggatgcttttcagtttttttacgtactcatccttcccaaacattgttttgcacatatcactagctgttggcaatattatactttccgcaattatgtatggctgttaggtctgagcgacacgtaatgcaacttgataagaggcttttaaagctagctcgcacactttggctgattgtctcatcaaggtctgctggccttcaaaagattttaaacgggaaatattaaatgtttttttctttgaagtgagcatgggttgtctttgagtgtcgttgcagctttgatggtttcatagtttcgtttgatagcacggaagagcaaaccacgctcactgctaattcttcaccatcggtctctttataggcgaaggcaaacttcagataattctctgaatatttacgtgtcttctcccgtttgcacttttggctgttcatgttggcatcctctgaaggtagatcatctgaaccgccatcagtggtgtctgacgaggagcttttgttccgagaaattacaaaacgatcaattatttcaaattgtatagttatggcaggtaaacgtcttttggcaccagatagctaaatgtagctaaaagtgcatatgttgccattatgatcaaatgatcgcgtgaagactcatgggtagcctatgtattatttttaaggaatagaaagcaatttttacgttctgtttatgtttatgtagtcttttggacgttgtacattttttgaagagggaaaaatgcttcagatgaaatcatttggcggaccccctgcagtacctccgcggacccccggttgaagacctctggtcTACACTCTATACTCTGTTATTacagaaaatatgtttttcattAAAAGGGTTTGTGCACAACGCAGTCAACAGAAATAACACCTTTTAAGAGTAGCAGAAACAGTAGGCCTA
Above is a genomic segment from Clupea harengus chromosome 15, Ch_v2.0.2, whole genome shotgun sequence containing:
- the LOC116223844 gene encoding putative nuclease HARBI1; the encoded protein is MNALLALFLSLVYPFLLPMWKLRYLHTRGRNLRLLAALEMQPPSPRRRCRINVAMPLLALYFDGHSDMRVDFRLTRESFNALMAVLGTDCDHGWGPEISCLVFIFWLASATSYRVVARAFDMPRATVHRLVHRMSGQIAALLYTVVRHPTGEELPRLGARFARLAGSAAFSRVVGAIDGCHIRVKPPAEDAACYFNRKLFHSIQLQAICDDKCKFIDVCVGYPGSVHDARVLKNSPIYYEQSYPPPGYCILGDGGYPCLSQPICLMTPFRQPVRNHLQARYNCCLSKARCVVERSFGILKTRWRSIFLKALEVDVRFVPEVIVCCTVLHNICLTNGDLLEPDADVGRAAEDQPAPEPAPAPPGNVSGAENRERIAIQCYVPDHDYI